The stretch of DNA AAGAATGCTACTAGCTTTAAAAGGTTTCCCCTAGGTGTCACACCTCTCACATAGTACCTCCTAACCAAAAGTGCCACAGCCATCATCATGAAGATGAAGAGTGTGCTTATTGATAACAAGCTTGACAACACATCCAAGCTTGAGAAAAATGCTATGCAAGCACTTGAGATTGTGATCAACAGTGTTGCATTTATAGGTGTTCCTGATATGTGCACCAATTAGGGTATAGCTATTAGTTATGGTATGTAAATACAATTTGCAAATATCACAATTTAGTAACAAAAAAAGCTAAGTATAAATAAGAGTAAATAGCTATTTTCTCACCcaaaagatttggattttgaCCAAACGGATCTCAATCTTTGTTTTTGAcaaaataaactcctaaataTCAGTTTCGTTTCACAAAATAGAGTAATTATTAACCTATTACTCTAGACGTTTAGATCATTTTATCAAACAAAGCTGATATTTTGGAGTtcatttgacaaaaaaaaagttgaggTTCGTTAATTAACATCTCGAATCAGTACTTAATCACCAAACCAGTTTTCCAACTTTAACTGAAattgttatgtttttattaaataaCGATAGGAATTGATTTGTCTAACTTCCATATCCGTCCATCATACCTGTCTTTGGATGAACAAGGGCAAACCATGGAGGGATCATGTGTGAACGTGCAATGTGAGTGGTGTAACGTGCTTGTCCCAATGCCCCAACAAGAAGAACGGTTGTCATACCCTTCAATGCACCAAAAGCAACAACATACTTAGCCCATTTCATTCCCACACTCTGAAACGCAACAGAGAATGCTGCATCAGTGTCTATGTCTTTGTACTTCTGCATCATGCTGAGTGTAAGTGCCATTAGACAATATATCACTGTGATCATCGACATTGATCCAACAAGCCCTATTGGTATGTCCCTTGAAGGGTTCTTGGTTTCTTCAGCCATTGTTGCAATGCTATCAAACCCCCCATATGCAAAATAAACAATTGCGGCAGCTTGAAAAATTCCTGTTAAGAAATCAAGTTTGATTATATTACCTACGGAGTTTGATTATAATATAAATCAAATatgattatattataaaaaatactatatccacattaaaattaactacCAAGTCAGGTATCGTATATGCACGTGttgtttaacttaattttaatatatattttaaattttaacatgtaatgattttttttagcaAAGAAATTCAGCACAGTAAAGTGAAACTTattgcaagaaaaaaaaaagacaacataaacacaaactcattatgaaatttaattatgaatatgAATACCTTTAGCACCAAATGGGAGAAAAGGTATCAAATTTGATGTGTCCGCATGAACAAACCCTGCAATGATCACAAACAAAATGACCAAAGTGTTGACAGCAGATGCAATCCAATTGAGGTAGGAGGTTTTCCTAGTGCTGCTGATGGCGATGGCGGAGGCGGCGGCAAGAACCACAACAGCAATAGGATCAAGCAAGTTGTAACCGTCTTTGAGACCAGTCTTGATCCGCAGGGAGTTTTTTGGTTTATTCAAAAGGCTTGTGAAGTAAGAAGTCCAAGATCTCGAAACCGCCGCAGTTCCAACAATGCTTTCAAGAAGAATGTTCCCTGCAGCTATGAAGGCAGCAAAATCTCCCAACTCAATCCTCAGGTAAGCGAAAGAGCCGCCGGCTACCGGAACTTCGACGGCGAATTCGGTGTAACAGAAGACTGAAAGCATTGCTGAGATTCCAGAAACTGCATAGGATAAGATAATAGCTGGACCAACGGTATCATGAGCTTCTTCTCCGGTTAGAACGAAGATTCCAGCACCAACCACTGCTCCAAAACCGAACCAGATTAGGTCCCACCAACTGAGGCAACGCTTCATTTCATTCTCGCTTTGCTTTCTGAGTTGTGTAGTTTCGGTTTCATCATCTGATCTTGATGTTAGGCGGTTCTTGAATCTGAACCATGTTTGTGAGAGGGCAGAGGTGTAGTTCGTCCAGGTTTGGAAGGACTCTTCTGGCAAGAaatcttgcttgctccatctcCAATAACTTCTTGTAGAAGCCATTGCAATTTGTAGAAATCTTCTATGTGCTGCTCATATTCGAATCCATGTATCTGAATACAAATGTATTTATCAAGGAACTGTTGAAAGTgagtttagttcttttttattcgttAGTGTACAGTGTACAATGCGTACAATAGACTTTTATCTGGTacaatatgagttaaaaaatgaGCATCCAAgtaaaatattactaatttctCAAACACAATATATTCATACTATCCGGAATAACCATCCGAATATAAGGAATAATAAACATCTGATGTCTTACAGAATCAAACATTTCTATATGTTATATCCCATTGTACACGTTACATAAATACTCCATTAATTCCCTATACTTCCTCTTTCAAGAATCATGTTTTGGATTTGATTTTGGCAGACTTTCTGCCTAGTGAAAGGCGAATTTCGATGACTAGAGTTAAAACACCATAAAAATTCCAACTGTAGGAGTTGTTAAAATTCACAAAGAGCAGTGTTACATAATTAACAAATCTAAGTATttgactaataataatattttttatttttatacatatgttaaaaaaagtttaaatacaTCATTTATCACattagtataaaaattaaaaaatactatactggataaaattagtaaaaagaTGCTGATCTCTTAGCTTTTCTGATCCATAGAATATGACGTTAATATATGGATAGGCAAGTGAAATGCAAATTGCCAATTGCCAAGGCAAGTCAACATTTAGAGCGTAAGTCAACCCAAGTTCTTAAAAAGGACATTGTTATTAGTCACaaatttaataacaaatatCTTCGGTAGGAATATGCTAACAAAATCAGCCACAAATTTGTTTgaatttaatcaatttatatataatttttcttgtttttttaataaagcatctaataattcaaattattaaaccactcttttattttagtctataacaaaaataaaaaaagttttacgTTCTACAAATTCAACTCAACAGAatatacaaatttaattataattttagtctttattattatcttatttttatttatccttatcttatctttatttgcttttatcttttataagcCAATGTTNNNNNNNNNNNNNNNNNNNNNNNNNNNNNNNNNNNNNNNNNNNNNNNNNNNNNNNNNNNNNNNNNNNNNNNNNNNNNNNNNNNNNNNNNNNNNNNNNNNNNNNNNNNNNNNNNNNNNNNNNNNNNNNNNNNNNNNNNNNNNNNNNNNNNNNNNNNNNNNNNNNNNNNNNNNNNNNNNNNNNNNNNNNNNNNNNNNNNNNNNNNNNNNNNNNNtatatattttatattaataattaattttaatatatatatatatatatatatatatatcttgtaTAGTTATTTTTCAATCTATTCATATTATTTGTTAAACCAAAGAAGTGCAACCTTATCTAACTAGATGTATGCCCACAAGGCCATActtttcatttttcaacaaTATTAGCGCAGAAAAAattgtttatgatttatgataATTATTGTTCTGAATTGACATGTGACCGTATTAATTTCTGGGAATGGAATACAGAATTTTTGACtattctttttctaaaaaagatatgtatgtaattttattatcatcatcagcataaaagaaaaagtagagCAGATCGGTTTAAATATTGGAGATTTGAAGTTGTGCGAAATCTTCTGAACATGGATGATATAGaaaggtagaaaaataaaaaccaattaCTATTAGAAAGAGGAATAATTGGAACCATACTAAATCCTAGTAGGACAATAACAATATTTTACCAGTTGTCTAAACTTTCTTACTAAAATAAAAGTCTTATCTTAAAAGTATCATTTAGGGTTAATAAAATAGACTAAATTTATCggttgaatttattattttttttaaacaaaatttcaaCACAACAAGATGGAGCATcaacagaaaaatactaaatagataaaataaactaatttttaattattttcgacAAAAGTTATCAACATCTTAAACCCTATACGATTGACGTTTGAACCACGTAAATTTACGGTCATTCGACTCAatctatttattcatttaaatgAGTATGTTTTGTATCTAAAATTAAGTccattttaactttaaattaaACGTAGACTAATTTATAGAATAAATAGACGACtagattttttttacttttttttttagacttaatccaaaaattcaattcattaactaaaaaaatattgtttatttaaaattttaatctaaaaataatattttttttgttaaaatatttcataaaaattaaaataaaataataaataaaccagtttatttaacttatcaaattaatcataaacaatttaaattaaaaattatattatatggataaaataaatttaaacggACCAAACTTAAATGAATCGGAGTGATTCATTTGACAGCCTAGACTCATTTGACAATCTAGTGTGATGTCGTTCGTATAATGTTGTTGGGCTTACTTGGCAAATAAATCACACTTCCATTATTTGAATATTGGTTCGTAAGATCAGAGAATCTTCAAATCATCAGTAGAATACAAATAGACATACATGATTGACATTGATTGCCTCTAAAGTCTACTTGCTTCTTGACTTTATGGTTGTGAATGTATTACACAAAGCTGGTCTCCATTCATTTATATCGAGTTAAAATTGTAATAATCACTGTGGACTATATGTTATTAGGATATGAATATGATGCGACAGCCACACAATTTTTCCAAAGAGATAGTTGGAATTTCCATTTCCATACCATAAACAATAAGTATCCCAACTTGAGCATTAATATGCTTGTTCGGTTGCTCACTTGTTCATACACttgttttgataaaattttttaaaaatgtttgtgttttataaaataaaaattattttaaaaagtaaactACCATTTCCATTCATAAATGTAAAAAATACTAACTATTTATTTATAGAAGAcgaaaattattatttgtacccatacaaaatgatttttgcaagtaaaattatttaaattttaaaaaattaaataaaattcttaaacTACCTTTTTTTTCACCACTACTACCATAGTCTCTTCCCTCCCCCCTTTCTCTCAATGTTCTTAGCTACTCAAATTCCAAATTCTGCCACCACTTTTCTCTTCAATTACCACTATCACTCTTGCCATTACCATCACCATCACCGCTATCACCACCCTTTTTTCTCCCTCCATCTCTTCCACTCTGATCTCAACCACAGGCTCTGCTTCCCCCTTACCTTCCACCTCTTTCGAAACTCCAATCCCGTCGCCTCCTTCCCTACCAGCTTTGAAAGGAGCTAGGAGTGCTTGAAGGAAAATATTAACCAGCAAAGACCAAGTTACTGTAAACTTCAAGCAATTAGTGCAAGAAGAAGACCCATCACCCTTCTTATCCACCTCATCACCATTCACATTCACATTTTCATTACCACTCACTGAGTTCTGTGAGAAATACCCAAGAAAATCTTCAAGGAAACCTTTCATTGAcaatcctctcttcttcttcacactGCAGATATGAAATTCACCACCTTGCTTCACCTGGGCAATCAAACACACACCTTTCGTGCTCTTATTCTTATGTCCTGACAGGAAGCAATGCTCAAGATCCTTTGCAGCTTTCCGAATACCCACTTTCAAAGGAGATAGAAATTCTTTCACAACCTGAATGGAATTGAAGAAGGACTCAACTAGGTCGTTCCCAGACACAATTTTTCGATCAACCCTTGAAAAAGTCGCAGCTTTTGAGTGTGTGTAGATCTGAATTCGATTCTCTGGAACCCGATCCGAATCGTCGAATGATGGAATAAATATACGTAATGCAGAAGCCTCTTCACACGCTCTATGGATTCCGTTAGGGTGTTGAATTCCGAGGCCAAACAGTTAAGTTTGAAGATGCTAGAAGATGGCGAGGATGATGAAGTTAACGGTAGTGATAGTTTACCCATCCCAACGGATCGCTCACACTACTCACAGCATCCTTAGATCTAGAAGCTGAGCTTGCGTTAGATGATTATGCTGGTGATGGTGGTGCTGGTGTTGTTGAGTCGCGACTGACACCAACGGGAGAGTATGCGGCAAAGGGGTTTGGGACGTGGCAGAAATTGgccgattaagaatttatagagaaaacagCGTTCCAAGTACAGTTCTCAACCGActaaaatccgcttatcaatttagaaggggttgtcacaaaatttaaaaataaaatactgggagtatgaatcccaggtcgtctcccaacgagttgcagaaagggtgctattttattaatcagagcttttccaaaaaaatttttgagtttgagaaacaGAAAAATAGATGGTAGTAAATTCAGGTAAAAgccttgaccgggagaagattaaatGGAAGTTCTATCCCTGTTGAACTTTTCCAAGAGTAATAATAAAAGGGTTGTTATCCTATTTAGTTATCCCTCATATAataagagaaagtcaaataactCTCAAACTAATCCTATCACTTACGTCCTAATCCTTTCCTAAGAAAGGAGTAGAGTCGAAGACAGGAAaattagccaacaacttccaattaatattaatacttgagtattccaactcaaggttttcCTTTTAATCAGCTCCTAATCAAGTTAGgaaactactccattatcatgaatataactttcacagaattaagagaggaataaaagaaagacatgataattaataactaaaattcaattaaaagtaaaaatgattctttgcattaataaatctcAAAATCATGAACATACTTATCTAAACAGAGTTAATGGGCaataaaagagtaaagaaatggggaaacaaactagaatgggGAAGCTCCAACGGAGGTAATGaatcttctcaatatccaaagcaAAGCAATACAATTCTAAaactatgaatgtgaagaaaacctagaggaaggAGTAGAATTCTCTCTAGGttccaaaactaaactaaaaatatGCCGAATAAGAATGTCTCccgagtctctgcatgttccctggctctagtctgtgcttctgggccgaaaactgggtcaaaacttGGCCCAAAATCGCTCCCagcattttttgttaattttgcagatcgcgcatgtcacgcatatgcgtcaggcacgcatacgcgtcgctggTCATCTTGGCGtatcacacgtacgcgtcaagcacgcgtacgcgtcaagcacgcgtacgcgtcttcGTACAAACTCCAATCCACACATACGCGTCAGGCATGCGCACGCGTTGCTGCAAATTTCTCCATATCGCGCGCACGCtgacgaatggattttttgacggtttagaatttctcaaataaaatctcgtcgaagtatagtttctaaaccaagcagtaatcctttcgtacaaaaagttgtttgtcactaaaacaaacccctaaatttataaaccgaagtattcaaacctcgggtcgttctccctaggaattacaataaagtgtcttgttattggttgtgaattattttggggttttgataagaagtatgaaagataaatggcaagaaagtaaactaaggcctaaaaaggtcttggcaagggttggtggtcaaggatctctatcctaatcactaaccacaatatgagaattggcaatgattaatctcattaaatcatcctctaactagttagtaaaggaaagtcaaatgagctatatcaatcctagtccataagtcctaNNNNNNNNNNNNNNNNNNNNNNNNNNNNNNNNNNNNNNNNNNNNNNNNNNNNNNNNNNNNNNNNNNNNNNNNNNNNNNNNNNNNNNNNNNNNNNNNNNNNNNNNNN from Arachis duranensis cultivar V14167 chromosome 4, aradu.V14167.gnm2.J7QH, whole genome shotgun sequence encodes:
- the LOC107483707 gene encoding cationic amino acid transporter 5, with protein sequence MASTRSYWRWSKQDFLPEESFQTWTNYTSALSQTWFRFKNRLTSRSDDETETTQLRKQSENEMKRCLSWWDLIWFGFGAVVGAGIFVLTGEEAHDTVGPAIILSYAVSGISAMLSVFCYTEFAVEVPVAGGSFAYLRIELGDFAAFIAAGNILLESIVGTAAVSRSWTSYFTSLLNKPKNSLRIKTGLKDGYNLLDPIAVVVLAAASAIAISSTRKTSYLNWIASAVNTLVILFVIIAGFVHADTSNLIPFLPFGAKGIFQAAAIVYFAYGGFDSIATMAEETKNPSRDIPIGLVGSMSMITVIYCLMALTLSMMQKYKDIDTDAAFSVAFQSVGMKWAKYVVAFGALKGMTTVLLVGALGQARYTTHIARSHMIPPWFALVHPKTGTPINATLLITISSACIAFFSSLDVLSSLLSISTLFIFMMMAVALLVRRYYVRGVTPRGNLLKLVAFLLLIISSSMGISACWGINPNGWIGYTITVPIWFLATLGMSLVLKQQRDPKVWGVPLVPWLPSISIAINIFLMGSLDSSAFIRFGICTGVMLIYYFFFGLHATYDMAHQQEKLQNENKIKQMETMENAGP